In one Perca fluviatilis chromosome 7, GENO_Pfluv_1.0, whole genome shotgun sequence genomic region, the following are encoded:
- the LOC120562072 gene encoding histone-lysine N-methyltransferase ASH1L-like isoform X1 has protein sequence MDQRVKGGTPPTTNSTLDPTSASEDSEVAEKKRRGEGENGDVGEKDEEKRGAGKKREGDKGAVLELLIEGRCGSAGQQQLQISGRETGCPEGNVRLRIGLQAKRTKKPPKILESYVCKPTIRTYQRQARGGMLRGDGERGQQNKTSSTPEEATRDQHSGLDSCQTTSKQTASAASPPLASLSSSSSASSSSSSQPLSLSSTFTTASTTASVPTITSQGTKSAKQVPIKLADKTEVNSNGSCERVKKEKLPTVNGQPVSAGNKPCSPTTDQTASTTPPTTCIQVPSPSETRNKGKTSKKHNGLVKTTKQKGLFNGKGSSDILGTSTSSKSKTGKHSSSSSVSSMDSLTRPLASTSSHKELSLSNKSRPDSPSSFSVTPKPQSSPTVELSSAQSQDQGPILQPSLEKKRDKERKAKKEKRKDKKSKRDRLEAERAKSESRKEEGKKKKKEKGKDGKSRHSKEKDERQVSDDTWRDELKIERGKAEKKRDKVSPDRQRTEDNKSGEPVDSGKLNKTCQVVNSGRTDEIDKMDDSSKPVKEAEPATATGDTSKSKEQDVSRHSTVPPSHPSSSAPPSLPTPSARAPVSPPSFPQEQDSRPLKKRKARRPSWTKLVHRAQRAENQEAPSDFQHNPLLSFSQNPKTSLPAKATIQQADESHPSPSSSFTSSSYTLSSAIIPTSPKQSHPTLDHSPPVSRCPITPARKRGRPKSHSSSLDEPPPKLSPNAIPTEVPLLGCDGVQKAPVLEPSPKLQCATQSKSSPKKRGRPPKRPLPEDQSGHALNRTDFTPPEKGNRQLKIRRLINEMKKRKKRRLHKVMLSGYVGKEGRGGQAADGETSLRMCKSIEATTVHTLSALSSSFGSKLGPQINVSKRGTIYMGKRRGRKPKAQTANLNPNSKNATQSSLFTSPSETSLFSSNQPQPPPSHPFPSPSLTHSSGAQSPYSEGSLTEPTSSLLFSHPFSLPSPSSSCTSPRPPSSSSLSPFVKKSCPCQGRHHFPFHQSSCKLSCPTPPLHHAPGSPGHLKEATPSPRSESHSEETLPSDSGIGTDNNSVSERAEMRGVRGMLRLGQGSGVILGGQRHPSSLVDRPSPVSSPLSLMPRHTNPISNSSTVERHRDRHRHRRRDYDHSSSCTCLCPCPCPGHNKCTHSDYYSCLGQNALKRQKNKHKKKQLHMQDPEFLAELEDLVGQFSEVHIGRRSWARTGLGQGFDGSGNAAGGRRHHSSSHSLRSNIFRINLNGFYSPHPSSYSANPSFSPQPFYSCQPVHCNRKPDRRQCGCPSKFQETIENMGFYSSYSPATTLYHHLPSSYPLPSPHQYAPHQPHHAHFLLNPARFHRRRSRLLREGALGAEVEGDLGGGSGGGPHLSSGFTSSLSCGCGRSEHKHKHKHRHRHCERDMDEEEELHEDEEEDGMERERLASSKSRSGFILGQGEKGRKGARGMRSMLSKESPWLCENGNDSFSSAAAATSSSSSSSERYKHTSLTSLGLGSSHLSSFGGSWGGMGKSWTKFGGLGGTGFGNSTPIWRGFTGEQHTGRLIASEGEDEDGEDESPLYRTSPSPTHTNLFTSATMATGERGLRAGLAGRNTGSGDRSWRRDEPAWTERREAGLQGDSRSRGQQKSVPTPDGMAGKNKRRPGRPRKHPLPSTVSSPTHSSAAPSMSSPDLLPGHNRDGREVGGRKEERGLERDRRGDMVQQVTELELQARRKRGRKRKHGDSLCHQSVAEDKPECDTPSECFSQSDVVQAPSHPVTIQRDERADGPPRKKFLRAGLYSDDYKTTDPPSQAQQLCRESMEYTPGENGYSLLPAPIHVGKYLRLKRINFQLPYDVMWLWQNNQLQRQPAVPLKRKRRYCRLKEKTVSSQQTAEESSSDITSLFPHLIMEPLTSSERSFVVKHHVFLVRNWELVRDRQIRLRIEKERERDAEGEDSDSQRLSCDGASGDDSHIKSDQQVGVEVTVMSSDPHHQSQDTSSSLTASLCPTKTKNREEEEGGEEKRGEEEVCSREQRRKRLNDLLLTLQQS, from the exons ATGGACCAGAGAGTGAAAGGGGGAACCCCTCCGACCACAAACTCCACTCTGGACCCCACCTCTGCATCTGAAGACTCTGAAGtggcagagaaaaagaggaggggCGAGGGGGAGAATGGAGATGTAGGGGAAAAGGatgaggagaaaagaggagcagggaaaaagagagaaggagacaagGGGGCAGTACTGGAGTTGCTCATCGAGGGGCGCTGTGGAAGCGCCGGGCAGCAACAACTTCAGATCTCTGGCAGAGAGACCGGCTGCCCTGAGGGTAATGTACGACTCCGGATTGGACTCCAGGCCAAACGCACCAAGAAACCGCCAAAGATCTTGGAGAGCTATGTCTGCAAGCCCACCATCAGGACCTATCAGAGACAAGCCAGGGGGGGAATGCTGAGGGGGGATGGAGAAAGAGGACAGCAGAACAAAACCAGCTCTACTCCAGAAGAGGCAACCAGAGATCAACACTCAGGCTTGGATTCTTGCCAGACCACATCCAAACAAACTGCATCTGCCGCTTCACCACCACTtgcatcattatcatcatcatcatctgcatCATCATCTTCGTCATCGCAGCCACTGTCGTTATCATCAACATTTACCACAGCTTCCACCACAGCCTCAGTCCCTACCATAACCAGCCAAGGGACCAAGTCTGCCAAACAG GTTCCTATCAAACTGGCTGATAAGACAGAGGTGAATTCAAATGGCTCATGTGAGAGAGTGAAGAAAGAGAAGCTTCCTACTGTCAATGGCCAGCCTGTCTCTGCAGGAAACAAACCCTGCTCGCCAACGACAGATCAGACAGCTTCAACTACTCCTCCCACCACATGCATCCAAGTCCCATCTCCATCGGAAACCAGGAATAAAGGGAAGACCTCCAAGAAACATAATGGCTTGGTtaagacaacaaaacaaaaaggactGTTTAATGGGAAAGGCTCCTCCGACATCCTTGGCACTTCCACCTCATCGAAAAGCAAGACTGGAAAACACAGCAGTTCCTCCTCGGTTTCCTCCATGGACTCCTTGACAAGACCTCTAGCCTCCACCAGCTCCCATAAAGAACTCAGCCTGTCTAATAAGAGTAGGCCAGactctccttcctctttttcAGTCACCCCTAAACCACAATCCTCCCCCACTGTGGAGCTCTCCTCAGCCCAATCCCAAGATCAGGGTCCCATTCTACAGCCCTCactagagaaaaagagagacaaagagaggaaaGCAAAGAAAGAGAAACGGAAAGACAAAAAATCTAAGCGTGATAGATTGGAGGCTGAAAGAGCAAAGAGTGAGAGCAGAAAGGAGGAaggcaagaagaagaaaaaggagaaagGGAAGGATGGGAAATCAAGGCATAGTAAAGAAAAGGATGAAAGACAAGTGAGTGATGATACATGGAGGGATGAGTTAAAGATTGAAAGAGGAAAGGCTGAGAAAAAGAGGGATAAGGTTAGCCCAGACAGACAAAGAACAGAGGATAATAAAAGTGGTGAACCAGTTGATAGTggtaaactaaataaaacctgTCAAGTAGTGAATTCAGGCCGAACAGATGAGATAGACAAGATGGATGACAGTTCCAAGCCAGTTAAAGAAGCTGAGCCAGCAACAGCAACAGGTGACACCAGTAAATCAAAAGAACAAGATGTCTCAAGACATTCAACTGTGCCTCCAAGCCACCCCTCTTCTTCCGCTCCTCCCTCTTTGCCCACTCCCTCTGCCCGTGCCCCTGTTTCTCCCCCTTCTTTCCCCCAAGAGCAGGACAGCCGTCCGCTCAAGAAACGTAAAGCCAGACGGCCCAGCTGGACCAAGCTGGTGCACCGGGCTCAGAGGGCGGAAAATCAGGAAGCCCCTTCAGATTTCCAACATAATCCTCTACTAAGTTTCTCCCAGAACCCCAAGACGTCCCTTCCTGCCAAGGCCACTATTCAGCAGGCTGATGAGTCACACCCATCTCCCTCTAGCTCCTTTACCAGCAGCTCCTACACTCTCTCTTCTGCAATCATACCTACATCTCCAAAGCAGAGTCACCCCACATTAGACCATAGCCCCCCTGTTTCCAGATGCCCCATAACCCCTGCCAGAAAAAGGGGCCGCCCTAAATCCCACAGCTCTAGCTTAGATGAACCTCCCCCTAAACTTTCACCAAATGCTATCCCAACTGAGGTGCCTCTTCTAGGTTGTGACGGAGTTCAGAAAGCCCCTGTGCTGGAGCCAAGTCCAAAACTGCAGTGTGCCACTCAGTCTAAATCCAGCCCCAAGAAGCGTGGCCGTCCTCCCAAACGACCCCTCCCCGAGGACCAGAGTGGACATGCACTGAATCGTACAGATTTTACTCCTCCTGAAAAGGGCAACAGGCAGCTAAAGATCAGGAGGCTAATTAATgagatgaagaaaagaaaaaagaggagacTTCACAAGGTAATGCTGTCTGGGTATgtagggaaggagggaaggggAGGCCAGGCAGCAGATGGTGAGACCTCTCTGAGAATGTGTAAATCGATAGAGGCTACAACAGTACACACACTCTCAGCCCTGTCCTCTTCTTTTGGGAGTAAGCTGGGCCCTCAGATCAATGTGAGCAAGAGAGGGACCATCTACATGGGCAAGAGGCGAGGACGCAAGCCTAAAGCCCAAACAGCTAACCTAAATCCCAACTCTAAGAATGCCACTCAGTCATCCCTGTTCACCAGTCCCTCTGAAACATCTCTCTTCTCGTCTAACCAACCCCAGCCTCCTCCCTCTCACCCATTTCCCTCGCCGTCCCTTACCCACTCCAGTGGGGCCCAGAGCCCTTATAGTGAAGGCAGCCTCACAGAACCAACATCCTCCCTACTTTTTTCTCAccccttctccctcccctccccatcATCCTCCTGCACCTCCCCAcgtcctccctcctcctcatccctctctcctttTGTGAAGAAGAGTTGTCCATGTCAGGGAAGGCATCACTTCCCCTTTCACCAGTCTTCATGTAAGCTATCCTGTCCCACCCCTCCACTGCATCACGCTCCTGGCTCTCCCGGCCACCTGAAAGAGGCCACCCCCTCACCCAGGAGTGAGTCCCACAGTGAGGAGACGCTGCCTAGTGATAGTGGGATTGGAACGGATAACAACAGTGTTTCTGAGCGAGCGGAGATGAGGGGAGTTCGAGGCATGCTCAGGTTGGGTCAGGGGTCAGGAGTTATTCTGGGGGGTCAAAGGCACCCCTCTTCTCTTGTGGACCGTCCCTCTCCTGTCTcttcacccctctctctcatgcCCAGACACACAAACCCCATCTCCAACTCATCTACTGTGGAGcggcacagagacagacacaggcacagGCGAAGGGATTACGACCATTCCTCCTCCTGTACTTGCTTGTGTCCATGTCCCTGCCCAGGACACAACAAGTGCACTCATTCGGACTATTACTCTTGCCTTGGGCAAAATGCACTgaagagacagaaaaataaacataagAAGAAGCAGCTGCACATGCAGGATCCAGAGTTTCTGGCTGAACTAGAAGATCTGGTCGGTCAGTTCAGCGAGGTCCATATAGGACGCCGAAGTTGGGCGAGGACAGGACTGGGACAGGGCTTTGATGGGAGTGGGAATGCTGCTGGAGGAAGGCGTCATCACTCCTCCTCCCATTCTCTCCGCTCCAACATCTTCAGGATCAATCTAAATGGCTTCTACTCGCCCCACCCTTCATCTTACTCTGCtaatccctccttctccccccAGCCCTTCTACTCCTGTCAGCCTGTGCATTGCAACAGGAAGCCAGACCGCAGGCAATGTGGTTGCCCATCAAAGTTTCAGGAGACCATCGAAAACATGGGATTTTACAGCAGCTATTCCCCAGCCACGACACTTTACCACCACCTCCCCAGCTCCTACCCGCTTCCCTCTCCACACCAGTACGCCCCCCATCAGCCCCATCATGCCCACTTCCTTCTCAACCCCGCCAGATTCCACAGGCGGAGGAGCAGGTTGCTGAGGGAGGGAGCTTTAGGAGCAGAGGTTGAGGGAGATCTAGGAGGAGGCAGTGGAGGAGGCCCACACCTTAGCTCAGGGTTCACATCCAGCCTCTCCTGTGGCTGTGGGAGgagcgaacacaaacacaaacataaacaccgTCACAGGCACTGCGAACGAGACatggatgaagaggaggagttacacgaggatgaggaggaagatggaatggagagagagaggttggcCAGTTCAAAGTCAAGGTCGGGGTTCATTTTGGGGCAAGgagaaaaaggaaggaaaggggCAAGAGGAATGAGGAGTATGCTGTCTAAAGAATCGCCTTGGTTATGTGAGAACGGAAATGATTCCTTCTCCTCAGCTGCTGCTGCcacgtcatcatcatcatcttcatcagagaGGTACAAACACACATCTCTCACCTCACTGGGGCTGGGTTCCTCTCACCTGTCTTCATTTGGAGGAAGTTGGGGCGGCATGGGCAAGAGCTGGACAAAATTCGGGGGCCTGGGAGGGACAGGATTTGGAAATTCAACTCCCATCTGGAGAGGCTTCACTGGGGAGCAACATACAGGCAGACTGATCGCATCAGAGGGAGAGGACGAAGACGGTGAGGACGAGTCACCCCTGTACAGGACGTCCCCTTCCCCAACACACACCAACCTGTTCACATCCGCTACCATGGCAACAGGAGAAAGGGGTCTGAGGGCCGGATTGGCCGGTAGGAATACAGGAAGTGGAGACAGGTCATGGAGGAGAGATGAGCCAGCGTGGACAGAGAGGCGAGAAGCAG GTTTACAAGGTGACTCAAGAAGCCGGGGGCAGCAGAAAAGTGTGCCAACGCCAGACGGTATGGCagggaaaaacaaaagaagGCCAGGACGGCCCAGAAAGCACCCACTGCCCTCCACTGTATCCTCCCCCACGCACTCATCTGCAGCTCCCTCCATGTCATCACCTGACCTCTTGCCAGGACACAACAGAGATGGGAGAGAAGTGGgagggagaaaagaagaaagagggctAGAGAGAGATAGACGGGGCGACATGGTGCAGCAGGTGACAGAGTTGGAGCTGCAGgccaggagaaagagaggacgGAAGAGAAAACATGGTGACTCTCTGTGTCATCAGAG TGTCGCTGAGGATAAACCTGAGTGTGACACCCCCTCCGAATgttttagccaatcagatgttGTGCAGGCTCCATCTCACCCAGTAACCATCCAAAGAGACGAGAGAGCAGACGGGCCTCCCAGGAAGAAGTTTCTGAGAGCGGGTCTTTACTCTGATGATTACAAAACTACAGA CCCGCCCTCCCAAGCCCAGCAGTTGTGCAGAGAGAGTATGGAATACACACCTGGGGAGAATGGATATAGCCTTTTACCGGCTCCCATACATGTCG GGAAGTACCTTAGGCTGAAGCGGATTAATTTCCAGTTACCTTATGATGTTATGTGGCTGTGGCAGAACAATCAG CTTCAAAGGCAGCC
- the LOC120562072 gene encoding histone-lysine N-methyltransferase ASH1L-like isoform X2, whose amino-acid sequence MDQRVKGGTPPTTNSTLDPTSASEDSEVAEKKRRGEGENGDVGEKDEEKRGAGKKREGDKGAVLELLIEGRCGSAGQQQLQISGRETGCPEGNVRLRIGLQAKRTKKPPKILESYVCKPTIRTYQRQARGGMLRGDGERGQQNKTSSTPEEATRDQHSGLDSCQTTSKQTASAASPPLASLSSSSSASSSSSSQPLSLSSTFTTASTTASVPTITSQGTKSAKQVPIKLADKTEVNSNGSCERVKKEKLPTVNGQPVSAGNKPCSPTTDQTASTTPPTTCIQVPSPSETRNKGKTSKKHNGLVKTTKQKGLFNGKGSSDILGTSTSSKSKTGKHSSSSSVSSMDSLTRPLASTSSHKELSLSNKSRPDSPSSFSVTPKPQSSPTVELSSAQSQDQGPILQPSLEKKRDKERKAKKEKRKDKKSKRDRLEAERAKSESRKEEGKKKKKEKGKDGKSRHSKEKDERQVSDDTWRDELKIERGKAEKKRDKVSPDRQRTEDNKSGEPVDSGKLNKTCQVVNSGRTDEIDKMDDSSKPVKEAEPATATGDTSKSKEQDVSRHSTVPPSHPSSSAPPSLPTPSARAPVSPPSFPQEQDSRPLKKRKARRPSWTKLVHRAQRAENQEAPSDFQHNPLLSFSQNPKTSLPAKATIQQADESHPSPSSSFTSSSYTLSSAIIPTSPKQSHPTLDHSPPVSRCPITPARKRGRPKSHSSSLDEPPPKLSPNAIPTEVPLLGCDGVQKAPVLEPSPKLQCATQSKSSPKKRGRPPKRPLPEDQSGHALNRTDFTPPEKGNRQLKIRRLINEMKKRKKRRLHKVMLSGYVGKEGRGGQAADGETSLRMCKSIEATTVHTLSALSSSFGSKLGPQINVSKRGTIYMGKRRGRKPKAQTANLNPNSKNATQSSLFTSPSETSLFSSNQPQPPPSHPFPSPSLTHSSGAQSPYSEGSLTEPTSSLLFSHPFSLPSPSSSCTSPRPPSSSSLSPFVKKSCPCQGRHHFPFHQSSCKLSCPTPPLHHAPGSPGHLKEATPSPRSESHSEETLPSDSGIGTDNNSVSERAEMRGVRGMLRLGQGSGVILGGQRHPSSLVDRPSPVSSPLSLMPRHTNPISNSSTVERHRDRHRHRRRDYDHSSSCTCLCPCPCPGHNKCTHSDYYSCLGQNALKRQKNKHKKKQLHMQDPEFLAELEDLVGQFSEVHIGRRSWARTGLGQGFDGSGNAAGGRRHHSSSHSLRSNIFRINLNGFYSPHPSSYSANPSFSPQPFYSCQPVHCNRKPDRRQCGCPSKFQETIENMGFYSSYSPATTLYHHLPSSYPLPSPHQYAPHQPHHAHFLLNPARFHRRRSRLLREGALGAEVEGDLGGGSGGGPHLSSGFTSSLSCGCGRSEHKHKHKHRHRHCERDMDEEEELHEDEEEDGMERERLASSKSRSGFILGQGEKGRKGARGMRSMLSKESPWLCENGNDSFSSAAAATSSSSSSSERYKHTSLTSLGLGSSHLSSFGGSWGGMGKSWTKFGGLGGTGFGNSTPIWRGFTGEQHTGRLIASEGEDEDGEDESPLYRTSPSPTHTNLFTSATMATGERGLRAGLAGRNTGSGDRSWRRDEPAWTERREAGLQGDSRSRGQQKSVPTPDGMAGKNKRRPGRPRKHPLPSTVSSPTHSSAAPSMSSPDLLPGHNRDGREVGGRKEERGLERDRRGDMVQQVTELELQARRKRGRKRKHGDSLCHQSVAEDKPECDTPSECFSQSDVVQAPSHPVTIQRDERADGPPRKKFLRAGLYSDDYKTTDPPSQAQQLCRESMEYTPGENGYSLLPAPIHVGKYLRLKRINFQLPYDVMWLWQNNQLQRQPAVPLKRKRRYCRLKEKTVSSQQTAEESSSDITSLFPHLIMEPLTSSERSFVVKHHVFLVRNWELVRDRQIRLRIEKERERDAEGEDSDSQRLSCDGASGDDSHIKSGP is encoded by the exons ATGGACCAGAGAGTGAAAGGGGGAACCCCTCCGACCACAAACTCCACTCTGGACCCCACCTCTGCATCTGAAGACTCTGAAGtggcagagaaaaagaggaggggCGAGGGGGAGAATGGAGATGTAGGGGAAAAGGatgaggagaaaagaggagcagggaaaaagagagaaggagacaagGGGGCAGTACTGGAGTTGCTCATCGAGGGGCGCTGTGGAAGCGCCGGGCAGCAACAACTTCAGATCTCTGGCAGAGAGACCGGCTGCCCTGAGGGTAATGTACGACTCCGGATTGGACTCCAGGCCAAACGCACCAAGAAACCGCCAAAGATCTTGGAGAGCTATGTCTGCAAGCCCACCATCAGGACCTATCAGAGACAAGCCAGGGGGGGAATGCTGAGGGGGGATGGAGAAAGAGGACAGCAGAACAAAACCAGCTCTACTCCAGAAGAGGCAACCAGAGATCAACACTCAGGCTTGGATTCTTGCCAGACCACATCCAAACAAACTGCATCTGCCGCTTCACCACCACTtgcatcattatcatcatcatcatctgcatCATCATCTTCGTCATCGCAGCCACTGTCGTTATCATCAACATTTACCACAGCTTCCACCACAGCCTCAGTCCCTACCATAACCAGCCAAGGGACCAAGTCTGCCAAACAG GTTCCTATCAAACTGGCTGATAAGACAGAGGTGAATTCAAATGGCTCATGTGAGAGAGTGAAGAAAGAGAAGCTTCCTACTGTCAATGGCCAGCCTGTCTCTGCAGGAAACAAACCCTGCTCGCCAACGACAGATCAGACAGCTTCAACTACTCCTCCCACCACATGCATCCAAGTCCCATCTCCATCGGAAACCAGGAATAAAGGGAAGACCTCCAAGAAACATAATGGCTTGGTtaagacaacaaaacaaaaaggactGTTTAATGGGAAAGGCTCCTCCGACATCCTTGGCACTTCCACCTCATCGAAAAGCAAGACTGGAAAACACAGCAGTTCCTCCTCGGTTTCCTCCATGGACTCCTTGACAAGACCTCTAGCCTCCACCAGCTCCCATAAAGAACTCAGCCTGTCTAATAAGAGTAGGCCAGactctccttcctctttttcAGTCACCCCTAAACCACAATCCTCCCCCACTGTGGAGCTCTCCTCAGCCCAATCCCAAGATCAGGGTCCCATTCTACAGCCCTCactagagaaaaagagagacaaagagaggaaaGCAAAGAAAGAGAAACGGAAAGACAAAAAATCTAAGCGTGATAGATTGGAGGCTGAAAGAGCAAAGAGTGAGAGCAGAAAGGAGGAaggcaagaagaagaaaaaggagaaagGGAAGGATGGGAAATCAAGGCATAGTAAAGAAAAGGATGAAAGACAAGTGAGTGATGATACATGGAGGGATGAGTTAAAGATTGAAAGAGGAAAGGCTGAGAAAAAGAGGGATAAGGTTAGCCCAGACAGACAAAGAACAGAGGATAATAAAAGTGGTGAACCAGTTGATAGTggtaaactaaataaaacctgTCAAGTAGTGAATTCAGGCCGAACAGATGAGATAGACAAGATGGATGACAGTTCCAAGCCAGTTAAAGAAGCTGAGCCAGCAACAGCAACAGGTGACACCAGTAAATCAAAAGAACAAGATGTCTCAAGACATTCAACTGTGCCTCCAAGCCACCCCTCTTCTTCCGCTCCTCCCTCTTTGCCCACTCCCTCTGCCCGTGCCCCTGTTTCTCCCCCTTCTTTCCCCCAAGAGCAGGACAGCCGTCCGCTCAAGAAACGTAAAGCCAGACGGCCCAGCTGGACCAAGCTGGTGCACCGGGCTCAGAGGGCGGAAAATCAGGAAGCCCCTTCAGATTTCCAACATAATCCTCTACTAAGTTTCTCCCAGAACCCCAAGACGTCCCTTCCTGCCAAGGCCACTATTCAGCAGGCTGATGAGTCACACCCATCTCCCTCTAGCTCCTTTACCAGCAGCTCCTACACTCTCTCTTCTGCAATCATACCTACATCTCCAAAGCAGAGTCACCCCACATTAGACCATAGCCCCCCTGTTTCCAGATGCCCCATAACCCCTGCCAGAAAAAGGGGCCGCCCTAAATCCCACAGCTCTAGCTTAGATGAACCTCCCCCTAAACTTTCACCAAATGCTATCCCAACTGAGGTGCCTCTTCTAGGTTGTGACGGAGTTCAGAAAGCCCCTGTGCTGGAGCCAAGTCCAAAACTGCAGTGTGCCACTCAGTCTAAATCCAGCCCCAAGAAGCGTGGCCGTCCTCCCAAACGACCCCTCCCCGAGGACCAGAGTGGACATGCACTGAATCGTACAGATTTTACTCCTCCTGAAAAGGGCAACAGGCAGCTAAAGATCAGGAGGCTAATTAATgagatgaagaaaagaaaaaagaggagacTTCACAAGGTAATGCTGTCTGGGTATgtagggaaggagggaaggggAGGCCAGGCAGCAGATGGTGAGACCTCTCTGAGAATGTGTAAATCGATAGAGGCTACAACAGTACACACACTCTCAGCCCTGTCCTCTTCTTTTGGGAGTAAGCTGGGCCCTCAGATCAATGTGAGCAAGAGAGGGACCATCTACATGGGCAAGAGGCGAGGACGCAAGCCTAAAGCCCAAACAGCTAACCTAAATCCCAACTCTAAGAATGCCACTCAGTCATCCCTGTTCACCAGTCCCTCTGAAACATCTCTCTTCTCGTCTAACCAACCCCAGCCTCCTCCCTCTCACCCATTTCCCTCGCCGTCCCTTACCCACTCCAGTGGGGCCCAGAGCCCTTATAGTGAAGGCAGCCTCACAGAACCAACATCCTCCCTACTTTTTTCTCAccccttctccctcccctccccatcATCCTCCTGCACCTCCCCAcgtcctccctcctcctcatccctctctcctttTGTGAAGAAGAGTTGTCCATGTCAGGGAAGGCATCACTTCCCCTTTCACCAGTCTTCATGTAAGCTATCCTGTCCCACCCCTCCACTGCATCACGCTCCTGGCTCTCCCGGCCACCTGAAAGAGGCCACCCCCTCACCCAGGAGTGAGTCCCACAGTGAGGAGACGCTGCCTAGTGATAGTGGGATTGGAACGGATAACAACAGTGTTTCTGAGCGAGCGGAGATGAGGGGAGTTCGAGGCATGCTCAGGTTGGGTCAGGGGTCAGGAGTTATTCTGGGGGGTCAAAGGCACCCCTCTTCTCTTGTGGACCGTCCCTCTCCTGTCTcttcacccctctctctcatgcCCAGACACACAAACCCCATCTCCAACTCATCTACTGTGGAGcggcacagagacagacacaggcacagGCGAAGGGATTACGACCATTCCTCCTCCTGTACTTGCTTGTGTCCATGTCCCTGCCCAGGACACAACAAGTGCACTCATTCGGACTATTACTCTTGCCTTGGGCAAAATGCACTgaagagacagaaaaataaacataagAAGAAGCAGCTGCACATGCAGGATCCAGAGTTTCTGGCTGAACTAGAAGATCTGGTCGGTCAGTTCAGCGAGGTCCATATAGGACGCCGAAGTTGGGCGAGGACAGGACTGGGACAGGGCTTTGATGGGAGTGGGAATGCTGCTGGAGGAAGGCGTCATCACTCCTCCTCCCATTCTCTCCGCTCCAACATCTTCAGGATCAATCTAAATGGCTTCTACTCGCCCCACCCTTCATCTTACTCTGCtaatccctccttctccccccAGCCCTTCTACTCCTGTCAGCCTGTGCATTGCAACAGGAAGCCAGACCGCAGGCAATGTGGTTGCCCATCAAAGTTTCAGGAGACCATCGAAAACATGGGATTTTACAGCAGCTATTCCCCAGCCACGACACTTTACCACCACCTCCCCAGCTCCTACCCGCTTCCCTCTCCACACCAGTACGCCCCCCATCAGCCCCATCATGCCCACTTCCTTCTCAACCCCGCCAGATTCCACAGGCGGAGGAGCAGGTTGCTGAGGGAGGGAGCTTTAGGAGCAGAGGTTGAGGGAGATCTAGGAGGAGGCAGTGGAGGAGGCCCACACCTTAGCTCAGGGTTCACATCCAGCCTCTCCTGTGGCTGTGGGAGgagcgaacacaaacacaaacataaacaccgTCACAGGCACTGCGAACGAGACatggatgaagaggaggagttacacgaggatgaggaggaagatggaatggagagagagaggttggcCAGTTCAAAGTCAAGGTCGGGGTTCATTTTGGGGCAAGgagaaaaaggaaggaaaggggCAAGAGGAATGAGGAGTATGCTGTCTAAAGAATCGCCTTGGTTATGTGAGAACGGAAATGATTCCTTCTCCTCAGCTGCTGCTGCcacgtcatcatcatcatcttcatcagagaGGTACAAACACACATCTCTCACCTCACTGGGGCTGGGTTCCTCTCACCTGTCTTCATTTGGAGGAAGTTGGGGCGGCATGGGCAAGAGCTGGACAAAATTCGGGGGCCTGGGAGGGACAGGATTTGGAAATTCAACTCCCATCTGGAGAGGCTTCACTGGGGAGCAACATACAGGCAGACTGATCGCATCAGAGGGAGAGGACGAAGACGGTGAGGACGAGTCACCCCTGTACAGGACGTCCCCTTCCCCAACACACACCAACCTGTTCACATCCGCTACCATGGCAACAGGAGAAAGGGGTCTGAGGGCCGGATTGGCCGGTAGGAATACAGGAAGTGGAGACAGGTCATGGAGGAGAGATGAGCCAGCGTGGACAGAGAGGCGAGAAGCAG GTTTACAAGGTGACTCAAGAAGCCGGGGGCAGCAGAAAAGTGTGCCAACGCCAGACGGTATGGCagggaaaaacaaaagaagGCCAGGACGGCCCAGAAAGCACCCACTGCCCTCCACTGTATCCTCCCCCACGCACTCATCTGCAGCTCCCTCCATGTCATCACCTGACCTCTTGCCAGGACACAACAGAGATGGGAGAGAAGTGGgagggagaaaagaagaaagagggctAGAGAGAGATAGACGGGGCGACATGGTGCAGCAGGTGACAGAGTTGGAGCTGCAGgccaggagaaagagaggacgGAAGAGAAAACATGGTGACTCTCTGTGTCATCAGAG TGTCGCTGAGGATAAACCTGAGTGTGACACCCCCTCCGAATgttttagccaatcagatgttGTGCAGGCTCCATCTCACCCAGTAACCATCCAAAGAGACGAGAGAGCAGACGGGCCTCCCAGGAAGAAGTTTCTGAGAGCGGGTCTTTACTCTGATGATTACAAAACTACAGA CCCGCCCTCCCAAGCCCAGCAGTTGTGCAGAGAGAGTATGGAATACACACCTGGGGAGAATGGATATAGCCTTTTACCGGCTCCCATACATGTCG GGAAGTACCTTAGGCTGAAGCGGATTAATTTCCAGTTACCTTATGATGTTATGTGGCTGTGGCAGAACAATCAG CTTCAAAGGCAGCC